A window of Aliarcobacter trophiarum LMG 25534 contains these coding sequences:
- a CDS encoding vWA domain-containing protein, giving the protein MANLAKIQSIAQGQFFVKDSLGNFVELKIGDTISLNDIVVAANSNTDLSKIEILFDTNELVVLNQGETLLDETLLASTFGNEELAFEKNGLDETLNAWNNTDGNIDDMETAAGDVTEQATNAGNEEAADGGALRSKFNSRDGDSADIVSDLRDTSFGGTTTQEPQEQIPTELLNPTATTPVAPTTPIIPVDTTATPAPTVVITEDVNNDGLISKAELDGKVDVTITVPTEANVGDTLNVTNPDGTITTVEITADIKTNGYKTSYDAPAEGGTITVSATITDKAGNTSAEGKDSAVLDTTTDYTLTSTASGDEENASITYTVTFTNPTTQAETVTFKVGNETITIDVPANSTGASKTVSYADAAKDYYQDVTNVPAPTDLSSTNNSKFEDLNPVNNAEEKLFEDHKDTTTVTIEAVKVTDKVITKDNLENNQGFTVKAKDPYGNDAKISTHTGPSGFGVESLAETTSGKLGQTDKVYSGHTSEIGVVKDGSTYKSESIEVEFKNPIQTLDVAFAWRHNGETARVDFYNGNEKVGYAIVSGGGNDVDAIIKYYDKNGKLKETVKAQGGTDNVDLVYTFKPAGDKTFTKAVFSAEGAGSDYLIHSISYKEVSDGDNTTIVGSDEVAFKISTSNIPDPSKYDFKTTFPTADVKIVDDSGKVVFEGTVNLDKNGNAIVTVRTDGTKDLKAEVSNVQGNFEAVDYENAKIEVESSIKATASNDSFTTLEDTNYILKTTDFGDNSKNVAKIKFDSVPENGKVYVLKSEYTGSMNDRAEYTSSENKVYIEVKAGDIVDISKIENGNVVFVPNKDTDEDGSFNFSVSNGNGNFSESYETKVNVTAVADAPEVSINITKVGIVTEGENEPSSNGIKVDYGDVTLDSKNTTITHGIDTSVDVSSGKFGGSLTTSNSSDTIKVGHMTGSINGGLGQDTLILGGNKADYLITIQSSKEVISYDQWKEYNDKNPDNGISYEFKNSKTGEDFTVANIEKINFADSGKSFDVYNVDISASLNDKDGSETLTVVIKGVPDGAKLYDLNGEQVFTINGEYNVTVPNGAKDILGSLTMKVPESYKGEINLQIEATATEKNDNTDGKNFATAEDTSHIDTPTIKVDPNTPNSINGGSGDDILIGDTGGASKNIIAGKNYNIALVVDTSGSMVESSGSKTAWGTTISRLDLLKDSLKNLANSLKGHDGKVNVSIIGFSAKADEPITFNDLTSENISDLIAKIDALKAEGGTNYEDAFLKTTSWFNTQNVTYGKAQGYENLTYFLTDGDPTVSNSDNSKGATTEYGDMKNAVDAFKTLSGQSTVHAIGIGNGINENYLRFFDNTDIIGKGDVSFGSWFWQQTVSGNIGKPDIVNTAEDLKAALQGGSVSEDILDVGSDITNGGAGDDIIFGDSINTDNLLWNGRFTEGHKDYMIKGQGINALDKFLSLTKDGYSSMSEADKNMAKYDYIKEHHKELNVDGDTRGGDDILSGGEGRDIIYGQGGDDTIITDINTNNGKADGDILIDGGAGFDTVKLEGNSNIDFSKLEDLSITNIEAIDLRDGDHSLTNIRLEDVLKMTDNNNELIILGDDKDSILFKDTIGENGEKQTWSKTAGEGEDKGFDIYVNSGDPTVQVKVEQPISDGITN; this is encoded by the coding sequence ATGGCAAATTTGGCAAAAATACAATCAATTGCACAGGGGCAATTTTTTGTAAAAGATTCTCTAGGAAATTTTGTTGAGTTAAAGATTGGTGATACTATATCATTAAATGATATAGTAGTAGCTGCAAATTCAAATACAGATTTATCAAAAATTGAAATACTTTTTGATACAAACGAACTTGTAGTATTAAATCAAGGTGAAACTCTACTAGATGAAACATTACTTGCAAGTACTTTTGGAAATGAAGAGTTGGCATTTGAGAAAAATGGATTAGATGAAACTCTAAACGCTTGGAATAATACAGATGGTAATATAGATGATATGGAAACAGCAGCAGGTGATGTAACAGAACAAGCAACAAATGCTGGAAATGAAGAAGCTGCAGATGGTGGAGCTTTAAGAAGTAAGTTTAACTCAAGAGATGGTGACTCTGCTGATATTGTGAGTGATTTAAGAGATACTTCTTTTGGTGGTACTACTACACAAGAACCACAAGAGCAAATTCCAACTGAGCTTTTAAATCCAACTGCCACTACACCAGTAGCTCCTACAACTCCAATTATACCAGTAGATACAACAGCAACACCAGCACCAACAGTAGTAATAACTGAAGATGTAAATAATGATGGACTAATCTCAAAAGCTGAATTAGATGGAAAAGTAGATGTAACAATTACAGTTCCAACAGAAGCAAATGTAGGTGATACATTAAATGTTACAAACCCAGATGGAACAATTACAACTGTAGAAATTACAGCTGATATAAAAACAAATGGATATAAAACATCATATGATGCACCAGCAGAAGGTGGAACAATCACTGTAAGTGCAACAATTACAGATAAAGCAGGAAATACTTCAGCAGAAGGTAAAGATAGTGCAGTATTAGATACAACAACAGACTATACATTAACATCGACAGCAAGTGGAGATGAAGAAAATGCATCTATTACGTATACAGTAACATTTACAAATCCAACAACACAAGCAGAAACAGTAACATTCAAAGTTGGAAATGAGACAATAACAATTGATGTACCAGCAAATAGTACAGGAGCTTCAAAAACAGTTTCTTATGCAGATGCAGCAAAAGATTATTATCAAGATGTAACAAATGTTCCAGCACCAACAGATTTAAGTTCAACAAATAATTCAAAATTTGAAGATTTAAATCCAGTAAATAATGCGGAAGAAAAATTGTTTGAAGATCATAAAGATACAACAACAGTAACAATAGAGGCTGTAAAAGTAACAGATAAAGTAATTACAAAAGATAATCTTGAAAATAATCAAGGATTTACTGTAAAAGCAAAAGATCCATATGGAAATGATGCAAAAATTTCTACACATACTGGACCTTCAGGATTTGGAGTTGAAAGTCTTGCTGAGACAACTTCAGGTAAATTAGGTCAAACTGATAAGGTATATAGTGGACATACAAGTGAAATTGGAGTAGTAAAAGATGGAAGCACATATAAAAGTGAAAGTATAGAGGTTGAGTTTAAAAATCCTATTCAAACTTTAGATGTTGCATTTGCTTGGAGACATAATGGAGAGACTGCTAGAGTAGATTTCTATAATGGAAATGAGAAAGTGGGATATGCAATAGTTAGTGGTGGAGGAAATGATGTAGATGCAATAATTAAATACTACGATAAAAATGGAAAACTTAAAGAAACAGTAAAAGCACAAGGTGGTACGGATAATGTAGATTTAGTTTATACATTTAAGCCAGCAGGAGATAAAACATTTACAAAAGCAGTATTTAGTGCAGAAGGGGCAGGAAGCGATTATTTAATCCACTCTATAAGCTATAAAGAGGTAAGCGATGGAGATAATACAACTATTGTAGGAAGTGATGAAGTAGCATTTAAAATATCTACATCAAATATACCAGATCCTTCTAAATATGATTTTAAAACAACTTTCCCAACAGCAGATGTAAAAATTGTAGATGATAGTGGAAAAGTAGTATTTGAAGGTACTGTAAATTTAGATAAAAATGGTAATGCAATAGTAACGGTAAGAACAGATGGAACAAAAGATTTAAAAGCGGAAGTTTCAAATGTACAAGGTAACTTTGAAGCAGTAGATTATGAAAATGCTAAAATAGAAGTAGAATCTTCAATAAAAGCAACAGCTTCAAATGATAGTTTTACTACTTTAGAAGATACTAACTATATTTTAAAAACTACAGACTTTGGAGATAATAGTAAAAATGTTGCAAAAATCAAGTTTGATAGTGTTCCAGAAAATGGAAAAGTTTATGTACTAAAATCTGAATATACAGGTTCTATGAATGATAGAGCAGAATATACAAGTAGTGAAAATAAAGTGTATATTGAAGTAAAAGCAGGAGATATTGTAGATATTTCAAAAATAGAAAATGGTAATGTAGTTTTTGTACCAAATAAAGATACAGATGAAGATGGAAGCTTTAATTTTAGTGTAAGTAATGGAAATGGAAATTTTAGTGAAAGTTATGAAACAAAAGTAAATGTTACAGCTGTTGCTGATGCACCAGAAGTAAGTATTAATATAACAAAAGTTGGGATAGTTACTGAAGGAGAAAATGAGCCTTCATCAAATGGAATAAAAGTAGACTATGGTGATGTTACTTTGGATTCGAAAAATACTACAATTACGCATGGTATTGACACAAGTGTTGATGTAAGTTCAGGTAAGTTTGGTGGTTCTTTGACAACAAGTAATAGTAGTGATACTATAAAAGTTGGTCATATGACAGGTTCTATAAATGGTGGTTTAGGGCAAGATACTTTAATCTTGGGTGGAAATAAAGCAGATTATCTTATTACTATTCAAAGTAGTAAAGAAGTTATATCATATGATCAATGGAAAGAGTACAATGATAAAAATCCAGATAATGGAATATCATATGAATTTAAAAATTCTAAAACAGGGGAAGATTTTACTGTTGCAAATATTGAGAAAATAAATTTTGCAGATAGTGGAAAATCTTTTGATGTTTACAATGTAGATATTAGTGCATCTTTAAATGATAAAGATGGAAGTGAAACATTAACTGTAGTTATTAAAGGAGTACCAGATGGAGCTAAACTATATGATTTAAATGGGGAACAGGTTTTCACTATTAATGGAGAATATAATGTAACAGTTCCAAATGGAGCAAAAGATATTTTAGGCTCTCTTACTATGAAAGTTCCAGAAAGTTATAAAGGTGAGATAAATCTTCAAATAGAAGCAACTGCAACAGAGAAAAATGATAATACTGATGGTAAGAATTTTGCAACTGCAGAAGATACGTCTCATATTGATACTCCAACAATAAAAGTAGATCCAAATACTCCAAACAGTATAAATGGTGGAAGTGGAGATGACATTTTAATAGGTGATACAGGAGGGGCTTCTAAAAATATAATTGCAGGTAAAAATTATAATATTGCTTTAGTTGTAGATACTTCAGGAAGTATGGTAGAATCTTCTGGTTCTAAAACAGCTTGGGGAACAACAATTAGTAGATTAGATTTACTAAAAGATTCTCTTAAAAATCTAGCTAATAGTTTAAAAGGACATGATGGAAAAGTAAATGTTTCGATTATAGGCTTTAGTGCAAAGGCTGATGAACCTATCACATTTAATGATTTAACGTCAGAAAATATTAGTGATTTAATAGCAAAAATAGATGCACTAAAAGCAGAAGGTGGTACAAACTATGAAGATGCATTCTTAAAAACTACAAGTTGGTTTAATACTCAAAATGTAACTTATGGAAAAGCACAAGGTTATGAGAATTTAACATATTTCCTAACAGATGGAGATCCAACTGTTAGTAATAGTGATAATTCAAAAGGAGCAACAACAGAATATGGTGATATGAAAAATGCTGTTGATGCATTTAAAACATTAAGTGGTCAAAGTACTGTTCATGCAATAGGTATAGGTAATGGTATAAATGAGAATTATTTAAGATTTTTTGATAATACAGATATTATAGGAAAAGGAGATGTGAGTTTTGGTTCTTGGTTCTGGCAACAAACAGTGTCTGGTAATATTGGAAAACCTGATATTGTAAATACTGCAGAGGATTTAAAAGCAGCTTTACAAGGTGGTTCTGTATCTGAAGATATATTAGATGTTGGTTCAGATATTACAAATGGTGGTGCTGGTGATGATATAATCTTTGGTGACAGTATAAATACAGATAATCTTTTATGGAATGGAAGATTTACAGAAGGTCACAAAGATTATATGATAAAAGGACAAGGAATAAATGCACTTGATAAATTCCTAAGCCTTACAAAAGATGGTTATTCATCTATGAGTGAAGCTGATAAAAATATGGCAAAATATGACTATATTAAAGAACATCATAAAGAGTTAAATGTTGATGGTGATACAAGAGGTGGAGATGATATTTTAAGTGGTGGTGAAGGAAGAGACATCATATATGGTCAAGGTGGAGATGACACTATTATTACAGATATTAATACTAATAATGGCAAAGCAGATGGTGATATTTTAATTGATGGTGGAGCTGGTTTTGATACGGTTAAACTAGAAGGAAATAGCAATATAGATTTCTCAAAATTAGAAGATTTAAGTATCACAAATATAGAAGCTATAGATCTTAGAGATGGAGATCATAGTCTTACAAATATTAGATTAGAAGATGTACTAAAAATGACTGACAATAATAATGAACTTATTATTTTAGGAGATGATAAAGATAGTATATTATTTAAAGATACTATTGGAGAAAATGGAGAAAAACAAACTTGGTCTAAAACAGCTGGAGAAGGTGAAGATAAAGGGTTTGATATTTATGTAAATAGTGGAGATCCAACAGTTCAAGTTAAGGTTGAACAACCAATTTCAGATGGGATTACAAACTAA